GGCTGCCCTGGCTGGCGAGCAGCGACTTCAACTGCCCCAATGTGTATTGGCCGCGCGCAACCGTCGGTGTCGTCGCCAGACCCAGGCGAGCGGCAAGGGCATTGCGCCGCGTACTGCTCCAGAACCTGCCGCTATCGGATTCCACGACGTCGAACAACAGGAACCAATCCGGCAGTCGCGCATAGGCCAGCGAATGGCGCGCCGCGCACCACTCACCGAAAAGCATCAAGCCACGGCGGGTGTGTTCGAGCAATGCCTCCATCAACTCGTCGCGGCGCAAGGCCAGCCACGAGGGCAAGCGGGCGAACTGCCCTGCATAGGGTTCGACCAGGTATTGGCCGCGGTTCTGGACCAGTAGGGCTCCGGCCGGACTGACCGAGATGCCCAGGTTGGCGCCGTCGACC
The window above is part of the Pirellulales bacterium genome. Proteins encoded here:
- a CDS encoding RNA ligase family protein, which produces MGFFRFPHTPHLAWLGSGKPRDDKVLSFAEAAALLRGDVVVEEKVDGANLGISVSPAGALLVQNRGQYLVEPYAGQFARLPSWLALRRDELMEALLEHTRRGLMLFGEWCAARHSLAYARLPDWFLLFDVVESDSGRFWSSTRRNALAARLGLATTPTVARGQYTLGQLKSLLASQGSRFRDGPLEGLVVRRESADWCEQRAKLVRAEFAQTIAEHWRNRRIEWNRLDAPAAV